The following are from one region of the Methanococcoides methylutens genome:
- a CDS encoding endonuclease dU gives MSLAFHIKPEIRILGIDDSALIRDNILIVGAFFRGGQWMDGVMRSEVTRDGMDATDRIVEMVTSSKHYDQIRVIMLDGVTYAGFNPVDIVKLNEETGIPVIVLMREVPDFEKIKSALCHLPDADKRLQMMMRAGRVIRAISKDPSNPVFIQCAGIEACLACEIVRLSSTRGNIPEPLRIAHMIATGIVCGESRGKA, from the coding sequence GTGAGCTTGGCTTTTCATATCAAACCGGAGATAAGAATACTCGGCATCGATGATTCTGCACTGATTCGTGACAATATATTGATAGTCGGTGCTTTCTTCCGGGGAGGGCAGTGGATGGATGGGGTAATGCGTTCTGAGGTCACCCGGGATGGGATGGACGCTACCGACAGGATCGTAGAAATGGTTACTTCCAGCAAGCATTATGACCAGATAAGGGTCATTATGCTGGATGGTGTCACCTACGCTGGTTTCAATCCGGTGGACATCGTAAAGCTGAACGAGGAAACCGGCATCCCTGTTATTGTCCTTATGCGTGAGGTTCCGGATTTTGAAAAAATAAAAAGCGCACTGTGTCATCTGCCGGATGCCGATAAGCGGTTACAGATGATGATGCGCGCAGGTCGGGTCATCAGGGCAATATCAAAGGACCCCTCAAATCCTGTTTTCATTCAGTGTGCAGGCATTGAAGCTTGCCTGGCATGTGAGATAGTACGTTTGTCTTCCACAAGGGGTAACATTCCCGAACCCTTGCGTATTGCTCATATGATCGCCACAGGTATTGTTTGTGGCGAATCAAGGGGGAAGGCCTGA